CAACACCTGAAGAAAAGGTTCGCCAAGAACTTATTGCCTTTCTGATCGAAGAATTACTTTATCCACCATCTTTGATTATCGTGGAAAAAGGGCTTAAAACCCTATTCCCCCTTCTTAATCGTAAGGATATACGCCTTCCACGCCGTCGTCCGGATCTTCTTGTTATCACGCCAGCAACTTATACGAATCTTGAAGGGGAAACATATAATTTAGGAAATCCAAAACCGCTCCTTCTCATCGAATGCAAAGCTCGAGTGATTAACCAACAAACAATCAACCAGCTGTTAAGCTATAACTATATTATTGGAGCCCCCTGTCTTTCTGTTGTATGTTATAGAAAACAACAAACAGGATTTTTAAATCCTAAAACACAGACCCTAGATTTTTATCCAGGACTCCCCAGCTACCCTCAACTACTTTCCTATTATCTCAAATTAAACTCTGTACAATCTGTAAACTGAAGACATGCACACCCTAACTCCGGCTATTGCACTACAAAATGTTCCCTTAGGGAAAAATCACTGTGTGACCACAGTATTTTCTCCTCTAGGGCTCCTTACATTTTTTGCAAAGCAAGGCCAGTCTATTTATTGCGATTTCAGAGAGGCTCTTATTCCCCTGTCCTTGGGAATCTATAGTCTCGATTACTCTCCGCCAAAAATGCGCAAGCTAATCTGTGCAGAGACAAAAAATACATTTTCAGAAATAAAATCCTCTCTTCCCCTACTGCAAGCAGCAGGGAAAATGGCTCAAGGTATTTTAGAATCACAGTGGCAGGAAAAGCCCTCTCAAGAACTTTTTTCCTTATTTTTAAATTTCTTATACCGCTTACCGGAAAGCAAAAATCCTGAAATGTTTTCAGCAACTTTCTTACTTAAACTTTTACAATATGAAGGGGTTCTAGACCTGTCTTCGACATGCACATGCTGTAAGAAAACTATTATTTCTCGAAATTTCTATCGCTATAAAGGTTTAAAATTTTGTCTAGACCACGGTCCTGAAGGTGCCGTCATGATAGAAAATGAAGAAGAGCAAGTTCTTTTTGCTCTTATCCATGCTAAAAAATTCCAAGATCTCCTACATCTATCAGATTTTCATTTGGAATTTTCAGAAAAGATTATTCGAATGTTTGAAAGTACAATTCATGAAGATAAGAATAAGAATTTATCGGAGAGTAATCGTTCCTCCGGAGCCACTGCGAACTTCAAAGACTAAGGTAATGGGCGCTATACCGACTAAAGGATTGTGATACGTTTTATTCCAAATACCACGGCCACGTTTTTCAAAATCTCCCTCTAAAACAACCTTCCCTTTTGTAGATACTTTGGTATGCACAATCACACCTACATTTTTAGGAAAAGTCAATGTAAGAGGTTCCGACTCATTACTCACAGAAATCGTAGTATTTTGCTGCCACCTTCCTCGGAAATCTAAATCCATCTTACATGATGAACAGGCGAATACCAAAGAAGTGAGCTCAGGATAATTCCCGGTCAACTTAGCTCGTAAAAATCCAAATGACCCATTGTAAACAATAGATTCTAATTTTGGGAACTCTCCAGAAGCATCAAAATGCACTCGTTTTTTTCTCTGAGCATGAATTTCCATAGTTTCCATATCGGGAAACTCCCCAGAAAAATTAAACCGATCTATATAAAACTTTTCGTCCTCAGAAATATAATGCTCAGAAAAGACTGGGAGACTTACCGATAACAATGATGAGAATACAAAGAAAAAAATCGAAAGAAACCGCAAGGTTTACACCCCAAACTTGAAACTATGCTCACTATGAAAATTCAAGATAAAGAAATCAAGAAGAAGAGGCCTATGAGCAACTTCCATTGCGAAAGAGGGGACTCGAACCCCTAAGGAAAGCTCCACTACCACCTCAAGATAGCGCGTATACCAATTCCGCCACTTCCGCAAAAAAAATAGCTTAGCTAGGGAATCCCCTTTACCTCAAGAAAAAAAATGTTTCCGACTGAGTAAAAATGAAGTACATTAGAGAAAGATCTAACAATAATCTTTAAGAATCATGCGTTGTACTGCCCATTGCACAGCTTCAGCTTATAACTTGCACGTGCTCTTTCACTTACTAAAAACCCGCTTCCCCACAGTTCTATCCAGGGAATATGTTTTAGTATCCTCGGAAAATCCCGAAGAATGCGACAAGATTGCCGTATTTTTCCCCTTTGGAGTTGCTGTATTTTGGGGATGGGAAGAATTTGAAGAAATCAAAATCCTACAATCTATTGTTACTGCTTCTCCAGAGATCCTCCCCCAGCCAGAAATCGATTGTTACAATTTCCACTACGGAGAAAAACTTCAAATACGTAGGGACAGATTGATCCTAGCGGATTCACAACTCAATACAAAGCTAGCTATATCTTTTGGTCTAGCTCAATCAGTAAAGCTGACCATATTTGAAGCTACTATTTATAAAACTATTGAAGACTCTAAACGCTTACCTCAAGATTTGGCTACAAAAGGGAAAATCTCCATGCCAAGGAGGGCAATAGCAAAAAAAATTGGTAAACTATTTTTAGAT
This DNA window, taken from Chlamydia sp. 04-14, encodes the following:
- the recO gene encoding DNA repair protein RecO, yielding MHTLTPAIALQNVPLGKNHCVTTVFSPLGLLTFFAKQGQSIYCDFREALIPLSLGIYSLDYSPPKMRKLICAETKNTFSEIKSSLPLLQAAGKMAQGILESQWQEKPSQELFSLFLNFLYRLPESKNPEMFSATFLLKLLQYEGVLDLSSTCTCCKKTIISRNFYRYKGLKFCLDHGPEGAVMIENEEEQVLFALIHAKKFQDLLHLSDFHLEFSEKIIRMFESTIHEDKNKNLSESNRSSGATANFKD
- a CDS encoding type I restriction enzyme HsdR N-terminal domain-containing protein, producing the protein MSSSSLSSPQDFTSSNEQILTNAESLKIFDPIRHKILASTPEEKVRQELIAFLIEELLYPPSLIIVEKGLKTLFPLLNRKDIRLPRRRPDLLVITPATYTNLEGETYNLGNPKPLLLIECKARVINQQTINQLLSYNYIIGAPCLSVVCYRKQQTGFLNPKTQTLDFYPGLPSYPQLLSYYLKLNSVQSVN
- a CDS encoding RMD1 family protein; amino-acid sequence: MRCTAHCTASAYNLHVLFHLLKTRFPTVLSREYVLVSSENPEECDKIAVFFPFGVAVFWGWEEFEEIKILQSIVTASPEILPQPEIDCYNFHYGEKLQIRRDRLILADSQLNTKLAISFGLAQSVKLTIFEATIYKTIEDSKRLPQDLATKGKISMPRRAIAKKIGKLFLDKASVNLHSDILDEPDFFWEHPQTQPIYIDVLNCLDINARINVLNHRLTILGDVLEILNDQLNHQHSSSLEWTIIWLIMLEVSVALLKDVFNVI